The Gracilinanus agilis isolate LMUSP501 unplaced genomic scaffold, AgileGrace unplaced_scaffold54204, whole genome shotgun sequence genomic interval TCCTCCAACCCTTAGAAATATTGACGGGAGAGGacaaagaggggagaagagaagggatagaggaaagacagaaagagagagacagaaggaaaaaaaaggtagaggGAAAGAGTTTAAGCTTCCTCACAAGTCTGGCACAGAAAGAGTATATCTAAGTGTGAAAAGGAGCAAATAAATGACCTGAGTTCTTCTCCAAGTCAGAAGCCAAACTGCCTacactctttattttttattcaaactACAAAATATGTAGTCATCAGTATCATTCTCTATTTTCTCATGTTAggaatgtatttaaaatatgatttgctctgtctccttccctccctctctctctttcttctctttccttctcaattctccctcttcctttctcttcttatttatcACCCACCCAATCACCCAGTGTTGGGAGAAAATTGATTCTTCTCTGAATACTTGAGTTAGAGAGCTATAGGAAAGATCACTGAAGGTATCTTGGGAATCTTCAAGTATAACAAGAATTTATTGTGGCATGTGGAGAGGGAATACCAAGGCTGGAGGGGCATTTTATAAACTATATTCTACCATGTTCTCATCTGGGAATTTCAGTGTGACCATACATGATTTTGCTGGGACTAGTTCCTTTTAATGTTTCAATTCATGTCCTATGACTTCCTGCTATTTCAGATGTATTTGAGTTAGGCCTGTGGTCAACCAGGTAGGTAATAAATACCTCTTTAAAAGAATCCAAAGTCTGCAGAAAAATTCCACCATGGCTTTTTGAGGCCACTTAATGCTTCTCATTGCTTCTACACTTCATCAGGAGATTTATTTTAATAGTTAGATGGACTATTTGCCTTCATTTTTATGTTATTCTTTATacttttgtatccttagcacctagCATTTCATTGCCTTCTATGGTGCCCTacacaggcacttaataaatacatgctgATTGATTTTTTGATTGCTTTATGTCTTTCATTTATGCTCTAATAAACAAAGTATCAGAACCCCCAATTCACAAAACATGAATACTTCTGATAACAAAATCCCAGAATGTCAGGGatattagaaattatctagttcaaccctcccattttataaataaggaaagagagTCCTTCAGAGTTTAAGAGACTTACTTAAAATTATATAGCTGAGATTGGTAATGTAGCTTCACATCCCTATTATAGTCTGTGATCTCTGTAAAGACCAACTTTAATCTTTCATAGTCAGAATTTTGGTTACTCTGTAATGTGTCTTCCATTATATCATTGTTACCATTAAACTAACTGCCTTCtgcaattttgtttttctaaagtcTTGTTTTCTTGGAGCCAACTAATAATCTCCATGTAGAGtgcctgtgtgtgtatatatatatatataatacacatatatacatatatacatatatacgtattaAAGAACCCTAATAAAAGCTtttttgaaatacaattatttaaAAGAATGCTTTATTCCTTATCCCACATactcagtgccaggcacatagtaggcacttacatGCCTGCTGTTTGATTGGCTGATTATATCTCCGTGCAGGGTGTGGGACAGTTGATGAAAACACTATGGAAAAAACAGTAGAAGTCTTGGAACGACAGTGCCATGAAAATATGAACCATGCTATTGAAACAGAAGAAGGGTTGGGCATAGAGTATGATGAAGATGTCATCTGTGATGTGTGCCGTTCTCCAGACAGTGAAGAAGGGAATGATATGGTGTTCTGTGATAAGTGTAACATCTGTGTTCATCAGGTTAGTGAGACCAATGATTCACAACCACACACTGTTGAGAGTTTTCTGAATTAAATACATTGGTATTTAAGTGGATTTTTATGACCTTCATTCTAGggtgaaagaaaagaatatgaaaaaagtaaTTCT includes:
- the LOC123255935 gene encoding protein Jade-3-like yields the protein MDIFWLQELNEELKEMGCGTVDENTMEKTVEVLERQCHENMNHAIETEEGLGIEYDEDVICDVCRSPDSEEGNDMVFCDKCNICVHQVSETNDSQPHTVESFLN